From the genome of Platichthys flesus chromosome 10, fPlaFle2.1, whole genome shotgun sequence:
AGCAATTTACAGCTTATTTTGTTATCTCTCTCATCATATAttagattctctctctcttctatcACCACATATTTTCTTATCTTCTTCCTGTTAAACATTGAATCTTTAAAACGACCATTGTTCAATATCAAACAACATCGTTCATcgtaaacaaatatttgtacaaGAACCTGCTACAATGGTTCAGACTCAAtatcagtaaaaaaaattaaatcctgATTAAATGATTCTAACTCGCAGCAGTTTCCTTGTAAAGTCTCATGAAGGAATAAAGCTTGTTCCAGCGTTTCCTGTCCTATTGTGGTATTTTTGTGTCGCTCAGCAAACATCCGCTCCGGGAAGATGTCGGGTCACACAACACGATATTGTAAAACTGTGACGACATGTTCAAAACAAAAGAGTGAACATCAGAAGCTGCACATCATTTATTGAGGGGAGGaaactttaaaacatgaattttaCCGTTTTCCTTTCGTTCTTATTTGTCAACATGGCTTCACGtttattcactttcttaaaACGTACAAATAGTCATATGAGGAAAGAATGATTCAATTAATAAAACGTTGTATTGAAGGTGCAGCTCCTAATAAACAGGTGTAACGTTTGTAAAAAAGTGACCTTTACTGCTATATGGTTGAATGcatccaccaaccagtgcagtttcagtttacatgcttttttcttttctagactcatgaggtcacagtgacatttGACCTTGGGCCACTGAAATCCGTTCATCTTTGACCccaaactgaacatttgaaccatATCTGTTGTGTATTGACAGCCTAAGTTTCTCCCTTCACAGTTTCTGTTATGCCCCCTTTTATGTGACGTGCTGACGTTGTGTGTAAAAACTAATAAAGGTTTACGAGCAATTCTCCCGTGTATTCATTATTGGCGATAGTGCCTGATAGCAGAGTAGGCAACAATATCCCTATATGGCAATCTATATAGGGATATAATCTATCAGGTGTCACATTCAGCAGTTAGCATGGATGttgatgtcctcctcctcctctttctcctcctcccccccccccccccccccccctctcgacGGACACGAGCAGCGTGAACCTACAGAATGTGAATCTCCCAGTCCGTCACCACTCTGAGGCTCAGGCTGCTCATGGTCAGTTTGCAGCAGGTCTCCGTGAACTGAAACTCAGCAGGAGTGTCCTCGGACCCTGGGGATGAAACCAAGAGGTTGATGCTGTTTTACAGTTGAGGAGTCGGCAGAACTGGGAGTTTCTCCCTTTACAATATTTGaccaattaaagaaaaagagtGAATAAGACAAAAAAGTCCAGATACAACACATGATGTCACTTTTTCCACCAAGatataaaaaatgcaaaaagatataaaaagcaAGAATGGATAAAATGGGTTTTAGCCTCTTCACATTGGCTTCCTGTTTTTTAGAATGTATTTTAAGGTTCTTTTAATTACTTACAAGGCAATTAATGATCTGATTCCTCAGTTTATCACAGATTTTTTATCCACATACAACCTGAAACAATCAAAGCTTAACATACTTTACTTATATCGTACAGCGTTCCCTGATTTGCAGAATTCAGAGGTttggttttgttcttttataATCATCATTATAACTAATAGATGCCTTTATTTAAGGCTGTTGAGTTTCCTTTAAACCTTTATCTAAACGGACCCTGTCAGGGTTCTGTGTGGCCTTCGATCAGGCTGTTTCTAATTGGACGACACGTCTctgcctcatcatcatcatcatcatccttctGACTGGGTACAATGTGAGTTCACGCCGGAGCTCCTCACCTGATTGGTGCACAGTCACGGCGGTCGGTTTGCTCTTCAAACCCAGGATGGTGACGGAGTGAACGAGAGGTGTCAGAGTCAAACGCTCATTCTTCACCGGCGGCACTGAGAGAAGCAGGTGTCAGGCCTTAGGAAATTATTGATAAAAAGGTATTGAGTGTATTTTGTCCATCGTCATTCGTGTAAGGTTTGTACCAGATGGGAGAAATTCCCTTCAGatgttaatgatttattgaccaccaaaatcaaatcatattAATAAAGCTTTTTGCCAAATCTGAAGATAATGCACAGATACAGTGCTCATGAGCCTGATGAGAAGAAAACTGTGTCCCTGTGATGctcaggaggagggagggtgacTCACCGGCAGAGCAGCCGGCCTGACAGCATGTCGAACCTGCGCAGACAGAAGGCCTTTCTGTGGAGGTAGATGAAAGAGTGGCCGTCGTCCAGGTACAACTCCCCATCAGCAGCCCCCTGCACAGAGGAGGCACCTCACTAATTTAATTACACAAATGTCACAAGTCGGAACCAAACAATCATAAATCCTGAGTCGTTTTTGGACAttaactctggaaaatgtctaaaaaaatGGGTTGATGAAGCAGGGATCTCATTGTCTTTTCAATTCTACACTTCCTGGGTGTTTTCTTCATGTatggctcctctctctcatcctgagatatttgtattctcacatgggttcactcattttacagacattttcaAGACAACTGACGCAGAGATGTGCCTTCTCATGTACAGACCCACTGGAACATCTCAGGACAATGtctgtctgaaatcagctttagtgaaaacacagacaaaaaaacatttgggcaGCTACACACTGTACTAGGAAAAGATGAATCACGACAAAAAACATCTGATTTCCTTccattttttattacaaaattgGAATTGGAATTTTATTGGTTTTCATTGGTTAGGTTTTTTCTTGTACTGTATATCTACATATTTCATAATAACTAATATTCGAGCTCCTGGTCAGGGTTAAAGCAGATTTGAATATGAACAGAAGCCgttttcttctctgctcctctgactctTACCTGAGAGTCCAGAGCCACAGTGATGGAGAGCGGAAGCAGCTGGAGGTCGGCTGTGCAGTAGCTGCTTCCTGCCGACCTGCAGACAACCGGGCCGCCTCTCTGGAACACAGGAACCTGGACAGAAATAGCAACTTCCCTCCttaatatgtaataataatcaaaacagtttaaaaccaaataacTATAATTCTTATGAAACTCTTGAAACACGAATAAATTTCCCTCTGTCAGGGTAGataatcagttttatttatctataagGCCTCTAGTGTTTGTTTACCCCCTCACATCACCTGTGATGTGTTTGAATGAATATGACAACTACTGACAGTCCACTCCATGTTATAGCCCCCTCTACTGTTTGGATCGTGGTACTGACCGTGTCCAGGGTGTCAGGGAGACTCAGGGTCCTTCCTCCTTCGTGCGCCATCGCAGATTGGACATCACAACAAATCTGAAACAAAAGCAAACCTGAATGTAAAATCCCCTCTGAGGTGTAACGTGAATAAAACCACGTATGTTACCCGGAGGCAGGTTTACCTCATCAGATCCAGGAAGTAGCATTTTGACTTCCTGAACTCCAGGATCGGTAACGGGACAGGCCAGCAGGGTGCCCCCTGCAGTGAAATCAGAGACAGAACTCAGTGTGTGATGAAGTCAAATGATCACCTATCATATGCTGGTGGTCCACACTGAAGGTGCCTCGTTCTCTGGGGAACTCCACCCATAGAGGCCTGTTTGAAACAAATGAACAAGGTCATCTCGACCTCTGGCGTCTGAAAACGTCAGCATTCACTTCACAGGAGCACGAGTGATGCTTGTGGCTGCAGTGCATCCACTGACCAGCAGTCGGCAGCAGCACTCACCTGATCGGAGGCAGCCCAGCGCTGTGAGCCTGGTGGAACAGAGTGTACCAGTAGGGCAGCAGCTGATACCTGAGCAGAGACATTTGTCACATTGGGGTGGAAACGAGGGGCCTGTACTAGTTCACGATAACAGATCATAGCACAACTACTGGAAAAACCAGAGTCCCCGATGGACAGTATCGTGTCAGGGACAAAGGAGTTGGAACCTCTGTTGGATCACCGTGCGGATGGCAGCGGTGACCTCTTCCCCAAACAGCCACGGCTCCCGGCGCTTTGACCAGCAGGCAGAGTGACCACGGAAGAACGGCTGCAGGGCGGCGGCCTGGTACCAACGCACCAGCACCTCGGGATGCGGATCGTTGAAAAACCCGCCAACATCAGCCGGAGCGAGTCATCAGCCCTTCCACTGTGGCCTCGAGCTGAGAAGGAAAACACAGGTCGTCCGGTGAAGTGAtccaggagaaggagaagctgccTCAGGGAGTCAGTGTATTGTTAATAGAAAGTATCTGGGTTTGACCTGTGTAAAAAATAGACTAAACCACTCACCTGGTAAAATCCATAGAGGTTGTGCAATTCCCGATGTTCCCAGCCCCCATAATGCACCGCGTCCTTCAGCATGGTCTGCTCCGGCCCACCGAACACAGATGAGCCTCGTTCGTATCATTCCACAGAAATAACGAGGGCGTGGATCCCTGCATCGGACACATCCACATCAGCAGGACTGTTCACTGAGAGACCAGTTCAACTTAGAGAGCATTCAGGTACCTCATCGTTAGCATCTGTTAAAAGGTGATGGCAAAAAGTGAAAAGCCTTTACTTCACATCAAATACAAAAGGTTAAATTCTTCAGCCTTCATCGTTAAGTACTCTGTCGTCCTTCTGTACATCATCAATGAATTTGGATTAACTGAGTGGGAAATCCTTaatttccctcgggatcaaTAGAGACCTTGTACTTATCCAGGCCGAGGCATAGGGAGTACCATGCTGGAGTGGCAGGGCGGCTGAAATCAAGGTAACAGGACTCACCTATGAGAAACGATTATATGGATTGATTGGATTGATTCACCAGCAACATGGAGGGAGTTTCCTGCTGGTCCACTTTGACCTTTACACTTTCACGAGAGCCAcgtataaaaataaatcctccAATGATGTGTCCTctgccaataaacctgatttaaaAGACAAACTTAAAAGGTGCCCATCTGAATACAGAGTCCatgtgagttgtgtgtctgtgctgcagtcaCGTCAATGCAGTTCATTACAACAGGAAGTCAGCTCCATTAGCAGAAGGTCGAATCCTCTGATGTGAACACCGAGAGATGGAGTTTGTACCTGGACACAGCTTCACTCTCCTCAGACATTTCCAACACACGTCACAACTGTCGCTTCTGACAGAGTCGGAACGAACGACCGTGAGCTGCAGCGACCACACGGACCACAGAGCGGGAGGACCGAACCGAAActacaacatcaacacaacatcCGGCCTGActcttcaaaacaaaacaccGCCTGAGGAAACCTTTAGAACTTTATCCCCTTTGTACACATTTATTAGTATAGTAtggtatagtatagtatagtatagtataatatggtatagtatagtatatCGTTTTATTGTCAATTGTGCCATATATACAGGACATAGACGGGATTCAAATGCCATTTCTCTCTGATCCCTGGTGTCAACATATAAGTAGAGAGAACATATAAGTACTCAAACAGTAGAGTATAGTAGCTTGGAATATAGTATTTTGCATAGTAGGCCTATCGTATAGCATAGTACCCTATGTCAAGTATGTAGTATTGAACAGTATAGAATTAGCATAGTCAACTATAGTATAGTCTAATCTAGGGTCTATAGTATATTACAGTATAGTAGTCTAGTCTAGGATATAATATTTCGAATTGTATTGG
Proteins encoded in this window:
- the ganc gene encoding LOW QUALITY PROTEIN: neutral alpha-glucosidase C (The sequence of the model RefSeq protein was modified relative to this genomic sequence to represent the inferred CDS: deleted 3 bases in 2 codons; substituted 3 bases at 3 genomic stop codons); translation: MSEESESCYLDFSRPATPAWYSLCLGLDKYKGSTPSLFLWNDTNESSVFGGPEQTMLKDAVHYGGWEHRELHNLYGFYQAASPSPGSLHRTTCVFLLSSRPQWKGXXLAPADVGGFFNDPHPEVLVRWYQAAALQPFFRGHSACWSKRREPWLFGEEVTAAIRTVIQQRYQLLPYWYTLFHQAHSAGLPPIRPLWVEFPRERGTFSVDHQHMIGGTLLACPVTDPGVQEVKMLLPGSDEICCDVQSAMAHEGGRTLSLPDTLDTVPVFQRGGPVVCRSAGSSYCTADLQLLPLSITVALDSQGAADGELYLDDGHSFIYLHRKAFCLRRFDMLSGRLLCRAAGEEXAFDSDTLVHSVTILGLKSKPTAVTVHQSGSEDTPAEFQFTETCCKLTMSSLSLRVVTDWEIHIL